The Lysobacter capsici genome has a segment encoding these proteins:
- a CDS encoding M35 family metallo-endopeptidase: MKKFVLMPTIAGGMVLAGAIASVTAAPPADRVSPLRVGLMAVADPAGGFQGQVEVTVTNTSRHTARVPKWQLPSNLVESKLFQISRDGATVAYQGPMIKRGLPQAEDFVILRAGETLRSVVDLSKAYDFSRGGQYVIALDSALQFASLSDGSALKQSNGLPQIARSAPLSLWVAGKGANVGVQGKPSGGGGSSVVGGVSYKSCSATQIDSIGGAVNAARGYAENAKGYLNAGTVGPRYTTWFGGYTSSRYATASQHFVAIDAALDQSNGEITVNCGCNQKYYAYVYPNQPYEIYVCRAFWTAPLTGTDSKAGTLIHETSHFTAVAGTDDHVYGQSGAKSLAISDPASALDNADSHEYFAENKPSQN; encoded by the coding sequence ATGAAAAAATTCGTTTTGATGCCGACGATCGCGGGCGGCATGGTGCTGGCCGGCGCGATCGCCTCGGTCACCGCGGCGCCGCCGGCCGATCGCGTCAGCCCGCTGCGCGTGGGCCTGATGGCGGTGGCCGATCCGGCCGGCGGTTTCCAGGGCCAGGTCGAAGTCACGGTGACCAACACCAGCCGCCACACCGCGCGCGTGCCCAAGTGGCAGCTGCCGTCGAATCTGGTCGAATCCAAGCTGTTCCAGATCAGTCGCGACGGCGCGACGGTGGCCTATCAAGGTCCGATGATCAAACGCGGCCTGCCGCAGGCCGAGGACTTCGTGATCCTGCGCGCCGGCGAAACCTTGCGCAGCGTCGTCGACCTGTCGAAGGCCTACGATTTCAGCCGCGGCGGCCAGTACGTCATCGCACTGGATTCGGCCCTGCAGTTCGCCTCCTTGTCCGACGGCAGCGCGTTGAAGCAGAGCAACGGCTTGCCGCAGATCGCCAGGAGCGCGCCCTTGAGTCTGTGGGTCGCGGGCAAGGGTGCCAACGTCGGCGTCCAGGGCAAGCCCAGCGGCGGTGGCGGCAGTTCGGTCGTGGGCGGAGTGTCGTACAAGAGCTGCAGCGCGACCCAGATCGACAGCATCGGCGGCGCGGTCAACGCCGCGCGCGGCTATGCCGAAAACGCCAAGGGCTATCTCAACGCCGGCACGGTCGGCCCGCGTTACACGACGTGGTTCGGCGGCTACACCTCCTCGCGCTACGCCACCGCCAGCCAGCACTTCGTCGCCATCGACGCGGCGCTGGACCAGAGCAACGGCGAGATCACGGTCAACTGCGGCTGCAACCAGAAGTATTACGCCTACGTCTATCCGAACCAGCCGTACGAGATCTACGTCTGCCGTGCGTTCTGGACCGCGCCGTTGACCGGCACCGACTCCAAGGCCGGCACCTTGATCCACGAGACCAGCCACTTCACCGCGGTGGCCGGTACCGACGATCACGTCTACGGCCAGTCCGGCGCCAAGAGCCTGGCCATCAGCGATCCGGCCAGCGCCCTGGACAACGCCGACAGTCACGAGTATTTCGCCGAAAACAAGCCTTCGCAGAACTGA
- a CDS encoding S8 family peptidase yields the protein MKSSFRIALLCGAVVSALGVSSTAFAGGRPDLVLAGLKAGRAHQADELLVKYRDGTSAVQQSSARQAFGLQKIETLRGGNGKRGELALMRVPAGRDLAATVYELNKDPSVEYAEPNWQYQHQTASNDTYYTNGSLWGMYGSGSSPANPYGSQAALAWAGGHTDCSNVVVGIIDEGYMYSHPDLAANAWTNPYDPVDGVDNDGNGYIDDVHGWDFEGNDNQVFDGAGDDHGTHVAGTIAGAGGNGQGVAGVCWSGVKLISGKFLGRRSGSTADAIKAIDYFNDLKSRHGLNIVATNNSWGGGGFSQALQDAIGRANTAGILFVVAAGNAGVNCETSDCYPAEYPNPNVLSVTALRSDGSQIYSYGSTTIDIGAPGYGIWSTVPVSSKGQVVPSYASYNGTSMATPHVTGAVALYASSHPGATAADIKSAIMSSAIATPSLSGKTVSGGRLNASGF from the coding sequence ATGAAGTCATCGTTCCGTATCGCTTTGCTGTGTGGCGCGGTCGTGTCCGCGCTTGGCGTTTCGTCCACCGCTTTCGCCGGCGGCCGTCCCGATCTGGTGCTGGCTGGTCTCAAGGCCGGGCGCGCGCATCAGGCCGACGAACTGCTGGTGAAGTACCGCGACGGCACCAGCGCCGTGCAGCAATCCTCGGCGCGCCAGGCCTTCGGCCTGCAGAAAATCGAAACCCTGCGCGGCGGCAACGGCAAGCGCGGCGAACTGGCGCTGATGCGGGTGCCGGCCGGTCGCGATCTGGCGGCGACCGTGTACGAACTGAACAAGGATCCCAGCGTCGAATACGCCGAGCCGAACTGGCAGTACCAGCATCAGACCGCGTCCAACGACACCTACTACACCAACGGTTCGCTGTGGGGCATGTACGGCTCGGGTTCGAGCCCGGCCAACCCGTACGGCTCGCAGGCCGCGCTCGCCTGGGCCGGCGGCCACACCGATTGCAGCAACGTCGTGGTCGGCATCATCGACGAAGGCTACATGTACTCGCATCCGGATCTGGCCGCGAACGCGTGGACCAATCCCTACGATCCGGTCGACGGCGTCGACAACGACGGCAACGGCTACATCGACGACGTGCACGGCTGGGATTTCGAAGGCAACGACAATCAGGTCTTCGACGGCGCCGGCGACGATCACGGCACCCATGTCGCGGGCACCATCGCCGGCGCCGGCGGCAACGGCCAGGGCGTGGCCGGCGTGTGCTGGAGCGGCGTCAAGCTGATCAGCGGCAAGTTCCTCGGCCGCCGCAGCGGCAGCACCGCCGACGCGATCAAGGCCATCGATTATTTCAACGACCTCAAGTCGCGCCACGGCCTCAACATCGTCGCCACCAACAACTCCTGGGGCGGCGGCGGTTTTTCGCAGGCGCTGCAGGACGCGATCGGCCGCGCCAACACCGCAGGCATCCTGTTCGTGGTCGCCGCCGGCAATGCCGGCGTGAACTGCGAGACGTCCGACTGCTATCCGGCCGAGTATCCGAACCCGAACGTGCTTTCGGTCACCGCGCTGCGCTCGGACGGTTCGCAGATCTACAGCTACGGCTCGACCACCATCGACATCGGCGCGCCGGGCTACGGCATCTGGTCGACGGTGCCGGTGTCTTCGAAGGGCCAGGTCGTGCCGAGCTACGCCAGCTACAACGGCACCTCGATGGCGACGCCGCACGTCACCGGCGCGGTCGCGTTGTACGCGTCCTCGCATCCGGGCGCGACCGCGGCCGACATCAAGAGCGCGATCATGAGCTCGGCGATCGCGACCCCCTCGCTGAGCGGCAAGACCGTCAGCGGCGGCCGGCTCAACGCCTCCGGCTTCTAA